Proteins from a genomic interval of Rosa chinensis cultivar Old Blush chromosome 2, RchiOBHm-V2, whole genome shotgun sequence:
- the LOC112186651 gene encoding cyclic nucleotide-gated ion channel 1 translates to MGDFRNNDSFVIDMPEYWGLVAGESTVNGKSMKKLPITKDILDPEGTFFPMWNKIFVIACVVAVLSDPLFLYIPILKDDMKCLGFDAKLKKVALVSRSVTDLFYVVDIILQICSRLTAKTFAASWISITEEAFPLKGEKSVKDALALAKRISLSYILIDILAVLPCPQVVILMFFSKVRASKPSVTRIFLNSLVLFQYVPRVLRIYLSGKAPSIESGIGLWIKGVFNFFPFFLAGHVLGAIWYFFAIQREAACWVYACQGESGCEPSTFNCDNNVFRNITHLNYFCPKNPPNTALFDFGIFLDALQSGMLESTDFPQKLLQCFWWGLRNLSSFGQNLQPSPYALENLFTVSISISGMLLFLIYLNANLQTYVELEAKRSDNLRFRRKMQIINPEIDLWLHKNGLPKDLKMGIMDNVQQKLEENKDVHVENILSILPLKHKRHIMRLLRLASLRKVSMLKHMDEQVLNAICEHLKPVIYAEDNYIIREGEPLEKMIFITQGIAWTYATNIGGVTSSSSNIDCLEKGDFYGEELLNWAFNFASFSELPISSRTVKSQRKLEAFAIRANDLHSVVSKFWWHFSMELEPDNQPRRREHLATSCLQKTWRRYHAGPRGVGTGWKKFYNDLVKTS, encoded by the exons ATGGGGGACTTCCGCAACAATGACTCGTTTGTGATAGA TATGCCAGAATACTGGGGATTAGTGGCCGGAGAATCTACGGTGAATGGTAAATCAATGAAAAAATTGCCTATAACAAAGGACATTCTTGATCCGGAGGGGACATTCTTTCCAATGTGGAATAAAATATTTGTGATAGCGTGTGTAGTTGCTGTCTTATCAGATCCTTTGTTTTTGTACATTCCTATCCTCAAAGATGATATGAAGTGCCTGGGATTTGATGCAAAGTTGAAGAAAGTAGCTCTTGTCTCAAGATCAGTAACAGATCTGTTTTATGTCGTGGACATTATTTTGCAAATTTGTAGCAGACTTACTGCCAAGACATTTGCAGCCTCGTGGATATCGATAACTGAAGAGGCATTTCCTTTGAAAGGAGAGAAATCAGTTAAGGATGCTCTGGCATTAGCCAAAAGGATTTCGCTCTCATATATTCTAATTGACATTTTAGCTGTTCTTCCCTGTCCGCAG GTGGTGATTCTCATGTTCTTTTCAAAAGTGAGGGCCTCAAAACCTTCGGTTACAAGGATATTTCTGAACTCTCTTGTTCTGTTCCAATATGTGCCACGAGTTCTCCGCATCTACCTCTCAGGCAAGGCTCCTAGCATAGAGAGCGGAATAGGACTATGGATTAAAGGCGTGTtcaatttttttcccttcttccttGCTGGTCAT GTACTTGGAGCAATTTGGTACTTTTTTGCTATTCAACGAGAGGCAGCTTGCTGGGTATATGCTTGTCAAGGTGAAAGCGGATGTGAGCCCAGTACTTTTAATTGTGACAACAATGTGTTCAGAAATATCACACACCTCAATTATTTTTGCCCCAAAAACCCTCCAAACACTGCACTGTTCGATTTTGGCATATTTCTTGATGCTCTTCAGTCTGGTATGTTAGAGTCAACAGATTTTCCACAAAAGTTGCTGCAATGTTTCTGGTGGGGCCTGCGAAATTTGAG TTCTTTTGGTCAAAACCTCCAGCCCAGTCCCTATGCACTGGAAAACCTCTTTACGGTTTCAATTTCTATAAGTGGCATGCTACTATTTTTGATTTACCTCAATGCAAATTTGCAG ACATATGTTGAGTTGGAAGCAAAAAGATCAGACAATCTTCGATTCAGACGGAAGATGCAAATCATAAATCCAGAAATTGATTTGTGGTTACATAAAAATGGTCTTCCTAAAGATCTGAAGATGGGAATAATGGATAATGTGCAACAAaaacttgaagaaaacaaagatgTTCATGTGGAAAATATCCTCTCTATTCTTCCCTTGAAACATAAAAGACATATTATGCGACTTCTCCGCTTGGCTTCGCTAAGGAAA GTATCAATGCTTAAGCATATGGATGAACAAGTGTTGAATGCAATCTGTGAGCATCTTAAACCTGTGATATATGCCGAGGACAACTATATTATTCGGGAGGGGGAACCACTTGAGAAAATGATCTTCATCACACAAGGCATTGCATGGACCTATGCAACTAATATTGGTGGTGTAACCAGTAGTTCGTCAAACATTGATTGCCTTGAGAAAGGTGATTTTTATGGAGAAGAACTTCTTAATTGGGCATTTAATTTTGCCTCCTTTTCGGAGTTACCTATCTCGAGCAGAACTGTTAAGTCCCAAAGAAAACTTGAAGCATTTGCTATCAGGGCTAACGACTTGCATAGTGTTGTCTCTAAATTCTGGTGGCATTTTAGCATGGAGCTTGAACCTGATAATCAACCAAGGAGGCGAGAACATTTGGCAACTTCTTGTTTACAGAAAACGTGGCGCCGGTATCATGCAGGGCCTAGGGGTGTTGGAACTGGGTGGAAGAAATTTTATAATGATTTAGTGAAAACTTCATAA